A genomic window from Salvia hispanica cultivar TCC Black 2014 chromosome 5, UniMelb_Shisp_WGS_1.0, whole genome shotgun sequence includes:
- the LOC125187007 gene encoding protein ELF4-LIKE 4-like, with the protein MEDDIFSSIATSGQIEPKFHQRFQTNFVLVQNILDQNRLLINEINQNHESKIPDKLSRNVGLIRELNNNIRRVVDLYGHLSDSARSMETLSEGESAGTTKSDGRGGLKRVRSGN; encoded by the coding sequence ATGGAAGACGACATATTTTCGAGCATTGCAACTAGTGGACAGATTGAGCCTAAGTTTCATCAAAGATTTCAGACAAATTTTGTGCTGGTCCAGAACATTTTGGACCAGAACAGGCTTTTGATAAATGAGATCAACCAGAACCACGAGTCGAAGATCCCGGACAAGTTGTCGCGCAATGTGGGACTGATCCGGGAGCTCAACAACAACATTAGAAGAGTGGTTGACCTGTACGGCCATCTCTCCGACTCTGCCAGATCAATGGAGACCTTGTCTGAAGGGGAGTCAGCCGGGACAACTAAGTCCGATGGGAGAGGCGGGCTAAAGAGAGTTAGGTCTGGCAATTGA